In Eucalyptus grandis isolate ANBG69807.140 chromosome 4, ASM1654582v1, whole genome shotgun sequence, the following proteins share a genomic window:
- the LOC104442259 gene encoding vesicle-associated protein 1-3 isoform X1 — translation MVIGNLLDIHPRELKFTFELRRQASCSMQLSNKTDKYVAFKVKTTNPKKYCVRPNSGVVPPRATCGFTVTMQAPKEAPPDMQCRDKFLIQSIVAPYGATVKEITPEMFNKEYGKTLEEFKLRVVYIPANPPSPIPEESEEGSSPTASPLEDGNKTTSLFDVVTRSLETPKKSLETWSMISKLTEEKALALQQRQKLSQELDLLRKEVRETRLNSYFLLLSALVGLLGILVGYSIK, via the exons ATGGTCATTGGGAATCTTCTTGACATTCATCCCAGGGAACTGAAATTCACTT TTGAATTGAGGAGGCAAGCTTCGTGCTCTATGCAACTTAGTAACAAGACGGACAAATACGTAGCTTTCAAG GTGAAGACGACCAATCCAAAGAAGTACTGCGTTCGTCCGAACTCTGGCGTTGTCCCGCCCAGAGCGACATGTGGTTTCACTG TCACAATGCAGGCCCCAAAGGAGGCACCTCCTGATATGCAATGCAGGGACAAATTCCTTATTCAGAGTATTGTTGCCCCATATGGTGCAACTGTGAAAGAGATAACACCAGAAATG TTTAATAAGGAGTATGGGAAGACTTTGGAGGAATTCAAATTGCGAGTTGTCTATATTCCTGCAAATCCTCCCTCTCCTATCCCTGAAGAATCTGAAGAAGGATCTTCTCCAACAGCATCTCCTCTTGAGGATGGAAACAAGACCACCTCATTATTTGATGTT GTAACAAGATCTTTGGAAACACCTAAGAAGTCTTTAGAG ACATGGTCTATGATTTCAAAGCTGACTGAGGAGAAAGCTTTAGCCTTGCAACAGAGGCAGAAGTTATCTCAGGAACTG GATTTGCTGAGAAAAGAAGTTAGGGAGACTCGTTTGAACAGCTACTTCTTATTGCTCTCTGCATTGGTTGGTTTACTGGGCATCCTGGTCGGCTACTCCATAAAATAG
- the LOC104442260 gene encoding uncharacterized protein LOC104442260 encodes MGIIRSSFSFLLGTVTGVYVAQNYDVPKIKNLARTYLAKAKQVEETYRKPGSKREGED; translated from the coding sequence ATGGGCATCATAAGGAGCAGCTTCTCGTTCCTGCTGGGGACCGTGACCGGCGTCTACGTCGCCCAGAACTACGACGTCCCCAAAATCAAGAACCTGGCCAGGACCTACCTCGCCAAGGCCAAGCAGGTCGAAGAGACCTACCGCAAGCCCGGCAGCAAGAGGGAGGGCGAGGATTGA
- the LOC120292662 gene encoding uncharacterized protein LOC120292662 gives MALVTNEMKTKAEVYHSDEIYRKKLNLLLAEIGLVMASQEIEEYGYDKGVGLVWLKHCKKAKHKVVDNVVVSYNTVVSAYVKPHRIHKLREVKLSEIHIYGEGGSPVPMGERRPMACG, from the coding sequence aTGGCTCTCGTCACGAACGAGATGAAGACCAAGGCCGAGGTCTACCACAGCGACGAGATCTACCGCAAGAAGCTGAACCTCCTGCTGGCGGAGATCGGCCTCGTCATGGCGTCCCAGGAGATCGAGGAGTACGGCTACGACAAGGGCGTGGGGCTGGTGTGGCTCAAGCATTGCAAGAAGGCGAAGCATAAGGTGGTTGACAACGTGGTTGTCTCCTATAACACCGTCGTGTCGGCCTACGTCAAGCCCCATCGGATCCACAAGCTCCGCGAGGTGAAGCTAAGTGAGATCCACATCTACGGCGAGGGTGGCTCCCCAGTGCCCATGGGCGAGCGTCGACCTATGGCTTGTGGCTGA
- the LOC104442259 gene encoding vesicle-associated protein 1-3 isoform X2, producing the protein MVIGNLLDIHPRELKFTFELRRQASCSMQLSNKTDKYVAFKVKTTNPKKYCVRPNSGVVPPRATCGFTVTMQAPKEAPPDMQCRDKFLIQSIVAPYGATVKEITPEMFNKEYGKTLEEFKLRVVYIPANPPSPIPEESEEGSSPTASPLEDGNKTTSLFDVTRSLETPKKSLETWSMISKLTEEKALALQQRQKLSQELDLLRKEVRETRLNSYFLLLSALVGLLGILVGYSIK; encoded by the exons ATGGTCATTGGGAATCTTCTTGACATTCATCCCAGGGAACTGAAATTCACTT TTGAATTGAGGAGGCAAGCTTCGTGCTCTATGCAACTTAGTAACAAGACGGACAAATACGTAGCTTTCAAG GTGAAGACGACCAATCCAAAGAAGTACTGCGTTCGTCCGAACTCTGGCGTTGTCCCGCCCAGAGCGACATGTGGTTTCACTG TCACAATGCAGGCCCCAAAGGAGGCACCTCCTGATATGCAATGCAGGGACAAATTCCTTATTCAGAGTATTGTTGCCCCATATGGTGCAACTGTGAAAGAGATAACACCAGAAATG TTTAATAAGGAGTATGGGAAGACTTTGGAGGAATTCAAATTGCGAGTTGTCTATATTCCTGCAAATCCTCCCTCTCCTATCCCTGAAGAATCTGAAGAAGGATCTTCTCCAACAGCATCTCCTCTTGAGGATGGAAACAAGACCACCTCATTATTTGAT GTAACAAGATCTTTGGAAACACCTAAGAAGTCTTTAGAG ACATGGTCTATGATTTCAAAGCTGACTGAGGAGAAAGCTTTAGCCTTGCAACAGAGGCAGAAGTTATCTCAGGAACTG GATTTGCTGAGAAAAGAAGTTAGGGAGACTCGTTTGAACAGCTACTTCTTATTGCTCTCTGCATTGGTTGGTTTACTGGGCATCCTGGTCGGCTACTCCATAAAATAG